One genomic region from Gottschalkia purinilytica encodes:
- a CDS encoding DUF6773 family protein yields the protein MRLFNKEKRSTDERIVNVLNKIYKEAYYLVMIMCLISIGVKYYLHGSNIKSIILELLIIFISGIYCGIRKVCLGIYIDEVEIHDRTSKISMSVKNIIIGLVSGIVISVFFGVRNSVLYGNDTNRIWYFILVFFASFMMYCPFFVLIISVPHIISRKLSKKIPPEN from the coding sequence GTGAGACTATTTAATAAAGAAAAAAGATCAACAGATGAAAGAATAGTAAATGTTTTAAATAAGATTTATAAAGAAGCCTATTATCTAGTAATGATAATGTGTTTAATATCAATTGGAGTAAAGTATTACTTACATGGATCAAATATTAAATCAATTATTTTAGAACTTTTAATTATTTTTATATCAGGAATATACTGTGGAATTAGAAAGGTATGTCTCGGTATATATATAGATGAAGTTGAAATTCATGATAGAACAAGTAAAATATCTATGAGTGTAAAAAATATTATTATAGGTTTAGTTAGTGGTATTGTAATCTCAGTATTTTTTGGAGTAAGAAATTCTGTATTATACGGAAATGATACAAATAGAATATGGTACTTCATTCTAGTGTTTTTCGCTTCTTTTATGATGTATTGTCCATTCTTTGTTCTTATTATAAGTGTACCTCATATTATTTCAAGAAAGCTTAGTAAGAAAATCCCTCCGGAGAATTAA
- a CDS encoding helix-turn-helix transcriptional regulator, which yields MKNIRLKLARVEKDLSQDELSKIVGVSRQTISLIELGKYNPSLSLCISICKALSKTLNDLFWEE from the coding sequence ATGAAAAATATAAGATTAAAGCTGGCAAGAGTTGAGAAAGATTTATCGCAAGACGAACTATCAAAGATTGTAGGGGTATCTAGACAGACAATAAGCTTAATAGAGTTAGGAAAATATAATCCATCACTTAGTTTGTGTATTTCTATATGTAAGGCATTATCTAAAACATTAAATGACTTGTTTTGGGAAGAGTAA
- a CDS encoding LysR family transcriptional regulator yields MDIRRLKYFVTICEEGNISKAAKKLHIAQPPLSQQLKLLEDELGAKLFERDTRNIKITDAGKTLLYKSKQILELMDSTIKEVRDVNDGLTGKLSIGTVSSAGATILPQLISNFHNKFPHISFEIIDEDTPKITELLTNGLIDIGIIRTPYNLDGFQSISLTDDPMIVISKKVYWNDNTKSLHLKDLSGVPLLVQRRYEQDIISLCNQAGFEPNIICRSNDVRTIILWSISDMGLAIVPKNCIHLIPNTNLFYKELNEPSLRVGTSIIWSDKRYNSSATRHFIECLDL; encoded by the coding sequence ATGGATATTAGACGACTAAAATATTTTGTTACTATTTGTGAGGAAGGTAATATATCTAAAGCTGCAAAAAAGTTGCACATTGCTCAGCCGCCACTAAGTCAACAACTAAAGCTTCTCGAAGATGAATTAGGGGCCAAACTTTTTGAAAGAGATACAAGAAACATTAAGATAACTGATGCAGGGAAAACACTACTTTATAAGTCTAAGCAAATATTAGAATTAATGGATTCAACAATAAAAGAAGTAAGGGATGTTAATGATGGTCTAACTGGTAAGCTGTCTATAGGAACAGTTTCTTCTGCTGGTGCAACAATATTACCACAACTAATTTCTAATTTTCATAATAAGTTTCCTCATATTAGTTTTGAAATCATTGATGAAGACACTCCTAAAATTACAGAGCTACTAACTAATGGACTAATAGACATTGGTATTATAAGAACACCTTATAATCTAGATGGTTTTCAATCAATTAGTTTAACAGATGATCCAATGATAGTTATTAGTAAAAAAGTTTACTGGAATGACAACACTAAATCTCTTCACCTAAAAGACTTATCAGGAGTTCCGTTACTTGTACAACGTAGATATGAGCAAGATATAATTTCATTATGTAATCAAGCTGGATTTGAGCCAAATATAATATGTAGAAGTAATGATGTTAGAACAATTATATTATGGTCTATCTCTGACATGGGGTTAGCTATTGTTCCTAAAAATTGTATACACCTTATTCCAAATACAAATTTATTCTATAAAGAGCTTAATGAACCTTCTTTAAGAGTGGGGACTTCTATAATCTGGTCAGATAAAAGATATAACTCTTCAGCAACTAGACATTTTATAGAATGTTTAGACTTGTAG
- a CDS encoding IS3 family transposase has translation LYYNTKRMHSSIGYLSPTQFEDLNS, from the coding sequence GTTATATTACAACACAAAGAGAATGCATTCCTCTATTGGGTATCTTTCCCCTACCCAATTTGAAGATTTGAATTCATAA